The following proteins come from a genomic window of Miscanthus floridulus cultivar M001 chromosome 2, ASM1932011v1, whole genome shotgun sequence:
- the LOC136537721 gene encoding glycine-rich protein A3-like, protein MGGGKDSHDPSNADKGFHGGYPGGYGQYPAGYPAPPPGGAYPPGPGQGYPVPPGGYQPPGGYPQPGGYPPSHGAYPPGAGAYPPSGYPHQPVYPQAGYPGHGPPMAGHGAMYGGGHGAGGSGGFGAMLAGGAAAAAAAYGAHKVSHGGGHGMYGHGHGHGKFKHGKFKHGKFGKHKNKKMFGRKWK, encoded by the exons ATGGGGGGCGGGAAGGACAGCCACGATCCCTCGAACGCGGACAAGGGATTCCACGGAGGGTACCCGGGTGGATACGGCCAGTACCCCGCCGGCTACCCAGCTCCTCCACCGGGCGGCGCATACCCTCCCGGCCCCGGACAAGGGTATCCGGTGCCACCTGGTGGGTACCAGCCTCCGGGTGGCTACCCTCAACCTGGCGGGTATCCGCCGTCGCACGGTGCGTACCCTCCGGGTGCAGGCGCCTATCCTCCCAGCGGATACCCCCATCAGCCGGTCTACCCACAGGCTGGTTATCCTGGTCACGGtccaccgatggctg GTCATGGTGCTATGTATGGAGGAGGCCACGGTGCAGGGGGTTCTGGAGGCTTCGGAGCGATGTTGGCCGGaggtgccgccgccgcagcggcggCGTATGGAGCTCACAAGGTGTCCCACGGAGGCGGCCACGGGATgtatggccacggccacggccacggcaagTTCAAGCATGGCAAGTTCAAGCACGGCAAGTTTGGCAAGCACAAGAACAAGAAGATGTTCGGCCGCAAGTGGAAGTGA